AAGCATAATAATTCCGTTTCTTACCAAAATACCCATCAAACTGATTATACCCAGAACAGCTGTCAGGCTCACATCAAGTCCCATTACCCAGATGCCGAACGCAGCACCGAAGATGGTTAACGATATTGAGCCCAGAATGAGCAGAGCCAGATTAATTTTCCGGAAATGGAAAAGCAGGATGAAGAAGATAATGACAACAGCAATCAGCAGACCTCCGATTATCTGAGGAAGAGCCTCTTCGTCAGATTCTTTCTGACCTCCCATGCTTAAGGTGACTCCCTGTGGCATTGATATTTTCTCTAGTTCCTTCTCGATTTTTGTTTCGGTTGCCGTAACATTCACACCGCGTTTTACATCGGCCTTTACAGATAGGGTACGTACCCCGTTGCGACGTACAATCTGTCCATCGGTCCAGTCGGCTTCCACTTTGGCTATCTGGCGTAATGGGACCGATACTCCGGGAATGAGTGAAGAAACGTATTCATTTCCCAAGTCCTCGAAGTTGGGGTCGCTTTTACGTTCGGCACGCAGCTTCACCTGCATCGGATAGTCACCGTCCCACAATGTGGTAAGAGGAATACCCGGCCCGAAACGCATGGCCATGTTGGCCGAAACCAATGATTTGTTTATCCCCAAACGGTTTGCTTCGTCGTGGTCAATATTAATTAAAGCACCTGGTGTTTGCTCTTCGAGGTTGGTTCGTACAAGATTTAGTTCTTTCATACTCCGGAGCCTGCTCAACACCTGTTCTGATGCACGTTTCAGTGCACCCAGACTATCGCCGCTTAAGCGAACCTCGATGGGAGAGAGAGCATCCGAATAATCGAGTTGTTTAAAACGAATGTAGGCATTTGGGAAATAGTTGGAATATTTGCCGGTCAGCTCATCAAGCAGTTCTTCGGTAGCTTTGCTGGAGACCGTGTTCACAATGTATTGGGCATAGTTGCTTCCAGGCATATTGGGGGCATACGAAGTGTGGAAGCGCGGTGAACCTTCTCCCACAAACGAAGTGATGGATACAATCCGTTTATCTTTACGCATAATTTGTTCCAGACTGTCCGTAACAGCTGCTGTCTGCTCAATGGCAGTTCCTTTGGGCAGGTAAAGCTCAACTGCAAACTGGTTGCGCTCTGCAATCGGCATCAATCTTTGAGGAAGCAGGCTGAACATTATGATTCCTATAAGAACAATTCCTATCCCGGTTCCTATTGTAATCCACGGATGTCTGAAACATTTTTCGAGTAACCATTCATACTTCCTTTGCATCATGTTAAGCACACTGTTCTTCTTTTCCTTTTTCCCTTCATCAGACTGTTTCAATCCGGTTCTGACAAAGAAATATTGCAAGTAAGGAACCAACAGCATCGCAACCAGCAGCGAAATTCCCAGAATAATGGTGATGGCCCAGGGAAATGCCAGCAGAAAATCCTTAAACATCCCTTTCATAGTGACCAGAAACGGGAAGAAGGTAATACTGATGGCCAATGTTGCAGAAAAAATGGACTTGAAGAACTTCTGGGCACTCATTATGGATGCATACCAGCGCGACATGCCCTGATCAATCCGTTCAATGTAGCTGTCGATGATAACGATGGAGTTGTCAACTATCATTCCGAGAGTAACAATCAGTGCTGCAAGTGTCACCGTATTCAGCTCGATACCAAAAGCATAGAAAAGCCCCAACGAGATAAATATGGAAATTGGAATGGTAGATGCTGCAACTGATGCAACACGCATAGGGAGAAGTGCCATAATTACGATAATAACTGCGACAATAGCTATCAGCAGTTCCTTCAGAAAGTCGATCACAGAATCGCCAACTACTTTAGGTTGGTCGGCAATGCGATACATACTCACACTTTTTGGAAGCTCTTTCTGATAGGATTCCAGTACCATATCCACGTCGTGTCCAAACTGAACAATGTTGTTTCCGGAACGCATCTCCATGGAAAGAAGAATGCATTTTTTCCCGTTGTTTTTTATGTATGAATCAGGGTCGGGATATTCACGGACAATCCGTGCCACATCTTTCAGTCTGATGACATGTCCGGTAGGGTCAGAGTAAATAATCTGTTCGGCTATGTCTCTTTCTGTTTTATAAGTCTCGGATATATGGATCGGAGCAACAAACCTCTTGTTGTCTACCGAACCGCTCATCGTTGTAAACCCTTGCGTGAAGAGGTTGGCAGCCAGTGTGGTCGAACTTATTCCGTAAGCAGCCAGTTTCTCCTGTTCAATATAAATGCTGATTTGTTCTTTCTGCAAACCATAACTGCGAAGATTGGAAACCGCATCGATTCGTCGTAGTCTGTTTTGCAGTTCGTCCAGGTATTTTTCCAGCTCGCGGTAAGTTTTGTCTTCCGATTCCAGAGTAATCAGCAACGCCGAAGTATCACCGAAATCATCGTTTGCCATCAGTTCCAGCACGCCTGAAGGCAGCTGCGACTTGAATCCATCCAGTCCGTGTTTAAACTTCGACCAGAATTCGTCCTTGTTCCTTACGTCGTCGTTCAGTTCCACATTAACAATTACCATCCCGTCTTTAGAGGTGGAGTATGTCTTTTTTTTCTTTACCTCTTTATAAGTGAATATGAATTTTTCCAATGGCTTGGTCAGCTGCTCCTCTACTTCGGCCGATGTAGCACCGGGATAAATTCCAATGACCAGTCCCTGACGGATTGTAAATGTAGGAAATTCCTGCTTGGGCATTACGATGAGTGCATACACTCCGAACAGCACCAACAGTGTAGTAATGAGAACTACAATCTGCCGGTGCCTCATGGCTGCTTCTACTATGTTGATTTTCTTTCTGCTCATTTTATCACAACTTTCATTCCTTCACTTACCTTTTGATTTCCCTCGGTTATCACCTTGTCGCCAGCCGACAGTCCGCTGTTAATGACAACCCCTTTATTTGTCAAGGCTCCTGTTGTAACCATCTTTCTGATTGCTTTCCCATCCTTAGCCAGCCATACAAATCGATCGCCATTTTCTAGAATCTGAACTGCACCGTTTGGCAGCAGAATTTTTCCGGAATTCTTTTCGGATGCAATATACACTTCACAGACCATACCCGGCATCAACTCTCGTTGTGAGTTGTTTATTCTGATTTTTACCTCGTAGGTATGTGAAAAAGGATTGGCCATTACACCTTTTTCTTCTACCTTTCCTTCAAACTGTCTGTGATTTAGCGCAGCAACATTTACAATTGCTGCAGTTCCTGATTTTACACCCGAAATTTCATTCTCCGGAATCGAGACTTTTACATTGACTTTATCAATGGTTACCAGCTTAAGCGCTTCTAGTCCCGGTGCCACATTCATTCCTGGTTCGATGGATTTCCTTGCGATGAATCCGCTGAATGGAGCATACAGATTACAGTCGTTTAGGTTTTTCCTGGCAATACTTTCGGCTGCCTGCGCTTGCTGCAAAGCGGTTTGAACCTCAATATACTTTATCTCAGGAAGAGAGCCTTTGTCGTGTAGCTGTGTAAGCCGATTGTAAGCATCTTCAGCTTGCTTCAGCGATGAAAGTGCCATGCTGTAAGTGTTTTTGGGAGTAGCCTGATTGAGTACTGCCAGCAATTGCCCCTTTGACACACTTTGACCAGCTGAAACCATTACTTTCTCAACTGTACCCATCAATGGAAAACTAAGAGAAGTGCCCGTATTTTCTTCTATTGTGCCCACATAGTTATGATCTCCAGTGGTTTGAGAAAGGGCTACGGTTTCAACTTTTACCGGGATTGCTTCTTCTGTTCCTAAATTTTCTGTTTTATTTTTGCAACTTACAGCAAAGACCAGTAATGCAAATACATAAAACTTTCTTTTTACTCTCATACTAATATCTTATTTGGTTAAAAAATTATTGCTGTGCAAAGTTGAGCAGATTACTTAACGGAAGGAAGTTCTGCTTTTCCCCTTAATTGTTCTAAAGTTCTCATACTGATGCAAATAATCACAATATAGTATTATATTTACGTCCGAATAAGACATTTTGTTCAAATGGAAAAAAATAAATTGCAGAATTTGAATCTTTCAGATATTGAGAAAGATTCTGATATTGATTTTATTGACAATGATTTTGCCATATTCAGTGATATAAAGGATGTTCCCCTTTTTGAGTATCCAAGCAGAATTGATTTATGTGTATTCTGCATCCCATTAACAGGGTATGCTCGTGTGGGGATTAATTTGAAAGATTATTATTTCAAAAAGAATGATTTAGCACTAATCATGCCTAGACAAATTATTCAGCTATATGAAAAAAGTGATGATTTTGCAGGAATCTTCTTTGCTCTTTCCAATGATTTTATGAATGAGATTGCGGTGAACCTTGAAAAGAAACTTTCTATTTTCTTATATATAAAAGATAATCCGCATACAACTCTTTCTGATCAGGAGGTTCTCTCAATAATGGAATATCATTCTTTTTTATGGGAAAAAGTGAAAGATAAGGAGAATGATTATCGCAAAGAAATAGCTAAAAATCTGCTTCGAGCACTAGTCTTTGAAGTCTATAGCATATTTGATAGTCATTTACCGGTAAAAAGATTTCAGTCGCGTAGGGAAGAACTATTCGAGTCATTTCTCATATTAGTTTCAGAGAACTTTCAAAAAGAACGGAGCGTGAGTTTTTATGCCGAAAGACTTTTTCTCACTCCTAAACATCTTTCAAGAGTTGTGAGAGAAGCAAGCGGTCGTTCGGCCAGCGAATGGATTGATGAACAGGTTATCCTCGAAGCTAAGGTAAGGCTTAAATCTTCTCTTTTCACAGTACAGGAGATCGCTGATAAACTAAGATTCCCAAATCAGTCGTTTTTTGGTAAGTATTTTAAGCAGCATACTGGAATGTCGCCCAGCGAATATCGTAAAAAATAGCAATTTTATGATTCTCTGTTTTAAAAATGAGCGTTTATCCTTAT
The Bacteroides sedimenti genome window above contains:
- a CDS encoding efflux RND transporter permease subunit, with product MSRKKINIVEAAMRHRQIVVLITTLLVLFGVYALIVMPKQEFPTFTIRQGLVIGIYPGATSAEVEEQLTKPLEKFIFTYKEVKKKKTYSTSKDGMVIVNVELNDDVRNKDEFWSKFKHGLDGFKSQLPSGVLELMANDDFGDTSALLITLESEDKTYRELEKYLDELQNRLRRIDAVSNLRSYGLQKEQISIYIEQEKLAAYGISSTTLAANLFTQGFTTMSGSVDNKRFVAPIHISETYKTERDIAEQIIYSDPTGHVIRLKDVARIVREYPDPDSYIKNNGKKCILLSMEMRSGNNIVQFGHDVDMVLESYQKELPKSVSMYRIADQPKVVGDSVIDFLKELLIAIVAVIIVIMALLPMRVASVAASTIPISIFISLGLFYAFGIELNTVTLAALIVTLGMIVDNSIVIIDSYIERIDQGMSRWYASIMSAQKFFKSIFSATLAISITFFPFLVTMKGMFKDFLLAFPWAITIILGISLLVAMLLVPYLQYFFVRTGLKQSDEGKKEKKNSVLNMMQRKYEWLLEKCFRHPWITIGTGIGIVLIGIIMFSLLPQRLMPIAERNQFAVELYLPKGTAIEQTAAVTDSLEQIMRKDKRIVSITSFVGEGSPRFHTSYAPNMPGSNYAQYIVNTVSSKATEELLDELTGKYSNYFPNAYIRFKQLDYSDALSPIEVRLSGDSLGALKRASEQVLSRLRSMKELNLVRTNLEEQTPGALINIDHDEANRLGINKSLVSANMAMRFGPGIPLTTLWDGDYPMQVKLRAERKSDPNFEDLGNEYVSSLIPGVSVPLRQIAKVEADWTDGQIVRRNGVRTLSVKADVKRGVNVTATETKIEKELEKISMPQGVTLSMGGQKESDEEALPQIIGGLLIAVVIIFFILLFHFRKINLALLILGSISLTIFGAAFGIWVMGLDVSLTAVLGIISLMGILVRNGIIMLDYAETLRKKQKIPAYEAALEAGKRRMRPIFLTSAAASMGVIPMIISKSPMWAPMGSVICFGTLISMVLVVTVLPVTYWLIFRGKHKGISSPE
- a CDS encoding efflux RND transporter periplasmic adaptor subunit, encoding MRVKRKFYVFALLVFAVSCKNKTENLGTEEAIPVKVETVALSQTTGDHNYVGTIEENTGTSLSFPLMGTVEKVMVSAGQSVSKGQLLAVLNQATPKNTYSMALSSLKQAEDAYNRLTQLHDKGSLPEIKYIEVQTALQQAQAAESIARKNLNDCNLYAPFSGFIARKSIEPGMNVAPGLEALKLVTIDKVNVKVSIPENEISGVKSGTAAIVNVAALNHRQFEGKVEEKGVMANPFSHTYEVKIRINNSQRELMPGMVCEVYIASEKNSGKILLPNGAVQILENGDRFVWLAKDGKAIRKMVTTGALTNKGVVINSGLSAGDKVITEGNQKVSEGMKVVIK
- a CDS encoding helix-turn-helix domain-containing protein; its protein translation is MEKNKLQNLNLSDIEKDSDIDFIDNDFAIFSDIKDVPLFEYPSRIDLCVFCIPLTGYARVGINLKDYYFKKNDLALIMPRQIIQLYEKSDDFAGIFFALSNDFMNEIAVNLEKKLSIFLYIKDNPHTTLSDQEVLSIMEYHSFLWEKVKDKENDYRKEIAKNLLRALVFEVYSIFDSHLPVKRFQSRREELFESFLILVSENFQKERSVSFYAERLFLTPKHLSRVVREASGRSASEWIDEQVILEAKVRLKSSLFTVQEIADKLRFPNQSFFGKYFKQHTGMSPSEYRKK